The following proteins are co-located in the Mycolicibacterium goodii genome:
- a CDS encoding MFS transporter — protein sequence MRRYLAATFSALSIRDYRRYAFGQTISVSGTWMQKLTQAWLVLELTDSPLLLGVTVAGQQLPTLLFTTVAGVLADRYSKRTILLWTAIGGMLPALVLGLLVWIDVVNIWIVLAAAVAQGLADAIDKPARLTFVNDIATPETLANAVTLNSIIQNSGKIAGPAVAGVLISAVGVSASFFLNAASYTPVVIALLLIRPHAPVSTGTVSAKGHLGETLRYVSARPHIAAALVLMAVSGLLTFNWNVLLPTLARDTFGGDARVVGFAFTSMGVGAVFGGLALAGVLRGTSKWLILNGCVLGVALALTGLMPTVTIAYALLFVVGAASVTFRSTATTLLQLYSDPGVRGRIISLLVLATNGTTPLGGPLIGWICTHANPRVACLVGGLGTVAAALAHWAYLRKSDARADPIALSRK from the coding sequence GTGAGACGGTATCTGGCTGCCACCTTCAGCGCCCTGTCCATCCGGGACTACCGCCGATACGCGTTCGGGCAGACCATCTCCGTCAGCGGAACCTGGATGCAGAAGCTCACCCAGGCCTGGCTGGTCCTCGAACTGACCGACTCCCCTCTGCTGCTCGGCGTCACCGTCGCGGGCCAGCAGTTGCCCACCCTGCTGTTCACCACGGTGGCCGGCGTGCTGGCCGACCGGTACAGCAAGCGCACGATCCTGCTGTGGACCGCGATCGGCGGCATGCTCCCCGCGCTGGTGCTGGGTTTGCTGGTGTGGATCGACGTCGTGAACATCTGGATCGTGCTGGCGGCCGCCGTCGCCCAAGGTCTCGCCGACGCCATCGACAAACCCGCCCGCCTGACCTTCGTCAACGACATCGCCACCCCCGAGACCCTCGCGAACGCCGTGACCCTCAACAGCATCATCCAGAACAGCGGCAAGATCGCCGGTCCGGCCGTCGCGGGCGTGCTGATCTCGGCGGTCGGGGTGTCGGCGTCGTTCTTCCTCAACGCGGCGTCCTACACACCGGTGGTGATCGCGCTGCTGCTGATCCGGCCCCACGCACCGGTGAGCACCGGAACCGTCTCCGCCAAGGGACATCTCGGCGAGACCCTGCGCTACGTCTCGGCGCGCCCGCACATCGCCGCGGCCCTGGTCCTCATGGCGGTGTCCGGCCTGCTCACGTTCAACTGGAACGTGCTGCTCCCCACGCTGGCCCGCGACACGTTCGGCGGGGACGCCCGCGTGGTGGGCTTCGCCTTCACCAGCATGGGGGTCGGCGCGGTGTTCGGCGGGCTCGCGCTGGCCGGAGTTCTGCGGGGCACGTCGAAGTGGTTGATCCTCAACGGATGTGTGCTGGGTGTGGCGCTGGCGCTGACGGGCCTGATGCCGACGGTGACGATCGCCTACGCCCTGCTGTTCGTGGTGGGCGCAGCGAGTGTGACCTTCCGGTCCACCGCGACGACGCTCCTGCAGCTGTACTCCGATCCCGGGGTGCGGGGCCGGATCATCTCGTTGCTCGTGCTCGCCACCAACGGCACCACACCGCTGGGCGGCCCGCTGATCGGATGGATCTGCACGCACGCCAACCCGCGGGTCGCGTGCCTGGTCGGCGGCCTCGGCACCGTGGCCGCCGCCCTCGCACACTGGGCCTACCTCAGGAAGTCTGACGCCAGGGCGGACCCGATCGCGCTGTCGCGCAAATGA
- a CDS encoding acyl-CoA carboxylase subunit beta, protein MTNKTTAALLAELREKLELAREPGGEKAVAKREKKGIQSARARINALLDPGSFIEIGAMAKTPGDPNALYGDGVVTGRGTIDGRPVGVFSHDQTVFQGSVGEMFGRKVARLMEWVAMVGCPIIGINDSAGARIQDAVTSLAWYAELGRRHEMLRGLVPEISLIFGKCAGGAVYSPIQTDLLVAVRDQGYMFITGPDVIKDVTGEDVSFDELGGADVQAQRGNIHKVVNSEAEAYQYVRDYLSFLPSNTFDDPPIVNPGLEPEITPHDLELDSIVPDADNMAYDMHEILLRIFDDGDVFEIAEQRGPAMITAFARVDGHPVGVIANQPMVLSGAIDNEASDKAASFIRFCDSYNLPLVFVVDTPGAMPGVAEEKGGIIKRGGRFFNAIVEADVPKVTVIIRKAYGGGYAVMGSKQLSADLNFAWPTARIAVIGAEGAAQLLVKRFPDPNAPEVQKIRDDFIEGYNLNMATPWIAAERGYIDAVIQPHETRLLLRKSLRLLRDKQNGPKVQRKHGLLPL, encoded by the coding sequence GTGACGAACAAGACCACCGCTGCACTCCTGGCCGAGCTCCGCGAGAAGCTGGAGCTGGCCAGGGAGCCCGGCGGTGAGAAGGCCGTCGCCAAGCGCGAGAAGAAGGGCATCCAGAGTGCCCGGGCCCGCATCAACGCGTTGCTCGACCCTGGCAGCTTCATCGAGATCGGCGCGATGGCCAAGACTCCCGGCGATCCCAACGCGCTGTACGGCGACGGTGTGGTGACCGGTCGCGGCACCATCGACGGCCGCCCGGTCGGCGTGTTCAGCCACGACCAGACGGTGTTCCAGGGCTCGGTCGGTGAGATGTTCGGCCGCAAGGTGGCCCGGCTCATGGAGTGGGTGGCGATGGTCGGCTGCCCGATCATCGGCATCAACGACTCGGCGGGCGCCCGCATCCAGGATGCGGTGACGTCGCTGGCGTGGTACGCCGAGCTGGGCCGCAGGCACGAGATGCTGCGCGGCCTGGTGCCCGAGATCTCGTTGATCTTCGGCAAATGCGCGGGCGGAGCGGTGTATTCGCCGATCCAGACCGACCTGTTGGTGGCCGTGCGCGATCAGGGCTACATGTTCATCACCGGCCCGGATGTCATCAAGGACGTCACCGGTGAGGACGTCTCGTTCGACGAGCTCGGCGGCGCCGACGTGCAGGCGCAGCGCGGCAACATCCACAAGGTGGTCAACTCCGAGGCCGAGGCGTACCAGTACGTGCGCGACTATCTGAGCTTCCTGCCGTCGAACACCTTCGACGACCCGCCGATCGTGAATCCCGGTCTGGAGCCGGAGATCACGCCGCATGACCTCGAGCTCGACTCGATCGTGCCGGACGCCGACAACATGGCCTACGACATGCACGAGATCCTGCTTCGCATCTTCGACGACGGCGACGTGTTCGAGATCGCCGAGCAGCGCGGTCCGGCCATGATCACCGCGTTCGCGCGGGTCGACGGGCATCCGGTGGGTGTGATCGCCAACCAGCCGATGGTGTTGTCGGGCGCGATCGACAACGAGGCGTCGGACAAGGCCGCGAGCTTCATCCGGTTCTGCGACTCCTACAATCTGCCTTTGGTTTTCGTCGTCGACACCCCCGGTGCGATGCCGGGTGTCGCCGAGGAGAAGGGCGGCATCATCAAGCGCGGCGGGCGGTTCTTCAACGCCATCGTCGAGGCCGACGTGCCGAAGGTGACCGTCATCATCCGCAAGGCGTACGGCGGCGGCTACGCGGTCATGGGGTCCAAGCAGCTCTCGGCCGACCTGAACTTCGCCTGGCCCACCGCGCGTATCGCGGTGATCGGCGCCGAGGGTGCCGCGCAGCTGCTGGTGAAGCGGTTCCCGGATCCGAATGCGCCCGAGGTGCAGAAGATCCGCGACGATTTCATCGAGGGCTACAACCTCAACATGGCCACGCCGTGGATCGCGGCCGAGCGCGGGTACATCGACGCGGTGATCCAGCCGCACGAGACCCGGCTGCTGCTGCGCAAGTCGCTGAGGCTGTTGCGGGACAAGCAGAACGGCCCCAAGGTGCAGCGTAAGCACGGTCTGCTGCCGCTGTAG